One Petrotoga miotherma DSM 10691 genomic window carries:
- a CDS encoding LVIVD repeat-containing protein, with translation MRKISKNYTVLVFLVVLILIMFSIVIFYIRIAKEKSVQGSTAQVKDVTNPIVQEQIPTSVVGVKYGVIIGGYEGFYVFDVEKKELITSVTTGSYVNDAQVYGDYLYLVDREGLKIYDFSDPQEVALLNSYSTFGDSLSVATNGELLFVADGENGLISFDLKDKLYIRLKEHIRLPGMVTQAEMFEKYLFVIGPGLGIKIYEINEDRTVEEINYYDQLVSPRMISLSKDFFVVNDDLLGIQIFETKDLIKTKKHDVKPLYVWDEDAFSIQLADDSLYFSTDNGVYKRSLESLETQEIITGQFSRSNILVTEGYIYLTNNEDGLYIYDLDTKKLLKYINTVDSIDDFVVLESGVLIDEGGKIVYIDKQKEKLWEKRYTGSLIKGEKGFYELNGNLVNFYDATNTITKSFPENIKCIKETQEGIFVITQENIYSFFDGTKVFVGMAQDIEVIDNFAYIAEEDKVIEFNFLTGKSSFKFYSKDYIDQIHSTSDGFILLTEKGVFRTDLNFNIIEYFSFDYSPDIITLNDKYIFYSIGSQLTIVDLSNFDLNRIINLDLPILSIDCKDGYLYLSYSSKGITRYNITDKLQLVDEEVVVNIFTAKNIVF, from the coding sequence AATTGTAATATTTTACATCCGAATTGCAAAAGAAAAATCTGTTCAGGGAAGTACTGCTCAAGTAAAAGATGTTACTAATCCAATTGTTCAAGAGCAGATTCCTACCTCAGTAGTAGGCGTCAAATACGGAGTAATAATAGGAGGCTACGAAGGATTTTATGTTTTCGATGTTGAAAAGAAAGAATTAATTACTTCTGTCACGACTGGTAGTTATGTTAATGATGCTCAAGTTTATGGAGATTATCTTTATCTTGTTGACAGAGAGGGATTGAAAATTTATGATTTTTCAGATCCACAAGAAGTAGCTTTATTAAACTCTTACTCCACATTTGGTGATTCTCTATCCGTTGCAACGAATGGAGAATTGTTATTTGTTGCAGATGGTGAAAATGGTTTGATAAGCTTTGATTTGAAAGATAAGCTGTATATAAGATTGAAAGAACATATTCGTTTACCAGGTATGGTAACCCAAGCTGAAATGTTTGAAAAGTATTTATTTGTGATTGGTCCAGGATTAGGAATAAAAATTTATGAAATCAACGAAGATCGAACCGTTGAAGAAATTAATTATTATGATCAGTTGGTATCACCTAGGATGATTAGTTTGAGTAAAGATTTTTTTGTTGTGAACGATGATTTATTGGGCATACAGATATTTGAAACAAAAGATTTGATCAAGACAAAAAAACATGATGTGAAACCATTGTATGTGTGGGATGAGGATGCTTTTTCTATACAATTAGCAGATGATTCGCTTTACTTTTCTACGGATAACGGTGTATATAAAAGAAGTTTGGAATCGTTAGAAACTCAAGAAATTATTACTGGGCAATTTTCTAGGTCAAATATTTTGGTAACAGAGGGGTATATATACTTAACGAATAACGAAGATGGATTGTATATTTATGATTTAGATACTAAAAAATTACTTAAGTATATTAATACAGTTGACTCAATTGATGATTTTGTTGTACTAGAATCAGGAGTATTAATTGACGAGGGTGGAAAGATAGTTTATATAGATAAACAAAAAGAAAAATTATGGGAGAAAAGATATACTGGGAGTTTGATAAAAGGGGAGAAGGGTTTTTACGAACTCAATGGAAATTTAGTCAATTTTTATGATGCTACGAATACAATTACCAAAAGTTTTCCTGAAAACATCAAATGTATAAAAGAAACACAAGAAGGTATATTCGTTATTACCCAAGAGAATATATATTCTTTCTTTGATGGAACAAAGGTGTTTGTAGGAATGGCTCAAGATATAGAAGTTATTGATAACTTTGCATATATAGCTGAGGAAGATAAGGTAATAGAGTTTAACTTTTTAACTGGAAAGAGTAGTTTTAAATTTTATTCCAAGGATTATATTGACCAGATTCATTCCACTTCTGATGGATTTATCCTTTTAACCGAAAAAGGAGTCTTTCGGACAGACTTAAATTTTAACATTATCGAGTATTTCAGTTTTGATTATTCGCCTGATATAATTACTCTGAATGATAAATATATATTTTACTCTATAGGCTCTCAACTGACTATTGTTGATCTGTCAAATTTCGATTTAAACAGAATTATTAATTTGGATCTTCCGATTTTAAGTATCGATTGTAAGGATGGATATCTCTACCTTTCTTACTCTTCAAAAGGAATAACGAGATATAATATTACAGATAAACTTCAGCTAGTTGATGAAGAAGTTGTTGTAAATATTTTCACCGCTAAGAACATAGTTTTTTGA